Part of the Marinobacterium rhizophilum genome is shown below.
ATCATGGAACCGAGTAAATTGGGTGATAACGTCCAGATCGACGTCAAGACAAACTACCTCAGCGAGCAATCGGATCCCGACAGCAAGCGCTTTGTCTTTTCCTACAACATCACCATCACCAATCACGGCGCGCACAGCATTCAGTTGCTGAGCCGCCGCTGGCTGATTACCGACGGTAACGAACATGTGCAAGAAGTGGCCGGTGAAGGCGTTGTCGGCGAGCAGCCGCTGATCGAACCCGGTGCCAGCTACAGCTACACCAGCGGCACGGTGCTGGCGACCCACGTCGGCAGCATGCAGGGGCACTACCACATGCGCAGCAATGACGGCCACGAGTTCGACGCCCCCATTGTTCCCTTTACCCTCGCGCAGCCCAACGCGCTGCACTGAGTCGCACGCCGTGGCCACCTACGCAATCGGCGACATCCAGGGCTGCTTCGATCAGCTGCAGAGCCTGCTCGAATGCGTAGGCTTTGGCGACAGCGACCAGCTCTGGCTGGCCGGCGACCTGGTCAACCGTGGCCCCAAATCCCTGGAAACGCTGCGCTTTGTGCGCAGCCTGGGGAGCCGCGCCCGGGTGGTACTGGGCAACCACGACCTGCACCTGCTGGCCATTCACTACGGCATTACCCAGCCCAGGCGCAGTGACACCCTGGGACCGATCCTCGAGGCACCTGATCGCGACGAACTGATGCAGTGGCTGATGCAGCAGCCACTGCTGGTGCACGATGCACAGCTCGATTACGTGATGGTGCATGCGGGCATCCCCCCGGACTGGTCACTCAAGCAAGCCAGAAACCGCGCCCGGGAAGTGGAAACCGTACTGCAAGGCCCCGATGCCAAAACCTTTTTCCAGCACATGTACGGCAATACGCCGGATCGCTGGAGCAAGGAGCTGGAGGGCTGGGATCGCCTGCGCGTCATCACCAATTACCTGACCCGCATGCGCTTTTGCGATGACCGGGGTCGGCTCGATTTTGCCGCCAAGGGTGGCCTCGAGACCCAGCCCAGCGGCTTTCTGCCCTGGTACAGCCATCCGCGCCGGGCAAGCGAGGCGCGCATTATCTTCGGCCACTGGGCCGCGCTCGAAGGCGGCCTGCAGCACCCCAAGCTGTTCTCGCTGGACACCGGCTGCGTCTGGGGCAACCGCCTCACCGCCATGCGGCTTGAAGATCAGCGCTATTACGCCTGCGATTGCAGCGCTAACCGCAGGCCCAAATCCGGCACTGCCAAGACAAAGGTACTCTCCAATGGATGAATTCAAATGCATCTCGGGACAGGAAGCCCTGGCCCTGATCGAACAGGGCGCCACCGTCGCCGATATCCGCGATCCGGACAGCTTTGCCCAGAACCACATCACCAACGCGGTACACCTCAATAACGAGAATTTGCAGGACTTCATCCGTGACAGCGACATGGACAAGCCGCTGATCGTCTGCTGCTACCACGGTTTCAGCAGCCAGAATGCCGCCGGCCAGCTGGCCCACGTGGGGTTCGACGCGGTTTACAGTCTCAATGGCGGCTTTGAGGCCTGGCAGGCGGAACATCCGGACAAGTGCAGCCGCTGATGCAAATCTACCTGGTGGGCGGCGCCGTGCGCGACCGGTTGCTCGGCCACCCGGTCTATGATCGCGACTGGGTGGTTGTCGGCGCCAGCGCCGAACAGATGATCGCCCAGGGTTACAAGCCCGTTGGCGCCGACTTTCCGGTGTTTATCCATCCCGACAGCGGCGAGGAATACGCCCTGGCCCGTACCGAGCGCAAGTCCGGCCACGGCTATGGCGGCTTTGTGTATCACGCCAGCCCCGATGTCACCCTGGAGCAGGACCTGCTGCGCCGCGACCTCAGCATCAACGCCATGGCCGAGGCCGCCGACGGCAGCCTGACCGACCCCTATGGCGGTCAGCAGGATCTCGAGAACCGGATCCTGCGCCACGTGTCTCCCGCCTTTGCCGAAGACCCGCTGCGCGTGCTGCGCGTGGCCCGATTTGCCGCCCGCTATGCCTGTCGCGGCTTTCGGGTCGCCGACGAAACCCTGGCACTGATGCGAGAGTTATCCACAGGTGGCGAGCTGGGTTATCTGAGCGCGGAACGCATCTGGCAGGAATTTGACCGGGCCCTGGGCGAGCCCAGCCCCGGTGTCTTTATCGATGTTCTGCAGGACTGTGGCGCCCTGGCAGTGCTGTTCGACGAGTTCTCAGCGCTGCAGCAGAGCCCTGAATGGCCTGCACTGGCCGCGGGCCTGCCGGCACTGCAGCACAACTGCGAGCGTTTTGCGGTGCTGTGTTGCGCCGCACTGCAGCACAGCCATCAGCACGATACGCAGGCAGCCCCGGCAACACAGGACGCCCCGCTGCGCGAGCAGATCGAAGCCCTCTGCCTGCGACTGAAAACACCGCGACTTTACCGGGACCAGGCGCTACTGGTGTGCAGCCAGCAGGCCAGCCTGTTTCGGCTGGCAGCAGCAGACGGCGATACCCGCCTGGGCGTTGCCAGCGGTCTTGACCTGTTGCGCCGCCCCGAGCGCATACCGAGCCTCGCGCGCTGCTTCGACAGCCTGGCGACCTGGCTCGATTTCGACGTCCCGCCCGCACTGCATACGCTGCAGGCACTGCAAGGCGCTCTCACCGCAACGACACCAGCGCAACTGATGCAGCAGGGTTTCAAGGGGAAAGCCCTGGGGGAGGAGCTCAAACGGCGCCAGCGCGAAGCCTGCGCCCGGCTCACACT
Proteins encoded:
- the glpE gene encoding thiosulfate sulfurtransferase GlpE; this translates as MDEFKCISGQEALALIEQGATVADIRDPDSFAQNHITNAVHLNNENLQDFIRDSDMDKPLIVCCYHGFSSQNAAGQLAHVGFDAVYSLNGGFEAWQAEHPDKCSR
- the apaG gene encoding Co2+/Mg2+ efflux protein ApaG, which gives rise to MEPSKLGDNVQIDVKTNYLSEQSDPDSKRFVFSYNITITNHGAHSIQLLSRRWLITDGNEHVQEVAGEGVVGEQPLIEPGASYSYTSGTVLATHVGSMQGHYHMRSNDGHEFDAPIVPFTLAQPNALH
- a CDS encoding symmetrical bis(5'-nucleosyl)-tetraphosphatase, with the protein product MATYAIGDIQGCFDQLQSLLECVGFGDSDQLWLAGDLVNRGPKSLETLRFVRSLGSRARVVLGNHDLHLLAIHYGITQPRRSDTLGPILEAPDRDELMQWLMQQPLLVHDAQLDYVMVHAGIPPDWSLKQARNRAREVETVLQGPDAKTFFQHMYGNTPDRWSKELEGWDRLRVITNYLTRMRFCDDRGRLDFAAKGGLETQPSGFLPWYSHPRRASEARIIFGHWAALEGGLQHPKLFSLDTGCVWGNRLTAMRLEDQRYYACDCSANRRPKSGTAKTKVLSNG